Within Brienomyrus brachyistius isolate T26 chromosome 20, BBRACH_0.4, whole genome shotgun sequence, the genomic segment CCCTCCGAGCCACTTCAGAGGCCCTGGACACCCTTGGCTTCTCCCACCTGCTGAACCTGCCGCTCTGTGCTCATGTGCTGCTAATAACTCCAGACCGTGAGATGAACATTTCTCAGCCCTCTCCATGATCTGTTCTCCCAAGCAAATGTACCCCTTGACATTTTCCCCTCGATGTCAGATACCAGCAGATGGTGTGATGTAGTGATCCAGGGGAGGGGCTATGagacccccccttccccaccccAGCTGCCCACCCTGCACCCACCTTCTGGCTCATCAGGTGGGAGGTCTGTGGGCGCTAATGAGGTAATGTGTGTCCCTCAGTAGAGGAGACCCCCGGGACTTATCACTATATTGCAGGTGGCCTTCTGCATGCACTCTACTGGGAGGATGAGTTTGTCACTGAGAACCTAGATAAATTGCTTTAATTATGCAGTTTAATTAGTTCAATTGAGGGATTAAGTGTTGAGGTAGACGGGGAGTCCGCGGGCCCTGGGACTTGGTCAGGAGCCATGGCAGGAATGCAGGTCTGACGGATGGGCATCCGGTCGCTATTAACACGCCAGAAGCTGGCCAGCCTCTGCTCTGCTCACTTGTGACGGTCCAGTTTTGCCTTCTGACTGCTCATCACGGACGTGAAGTGTGACAGGAAGTGGCTGTGTCTCATCGTGCTCGCGCTTCGTCATGAGTGAGAATGAAGGTCAGCATGCCAATCATGAATAGAGGGATGATTAGCATCTGTGTGGGGCATCCGGGATGGGAGGGCTGCTCCATGCAACAACCTCCTTATTGACGTGTTCCGGGATGGGAGGGCTGCTCCGTGCCACAACCTCCTTATTGACGTGTTCCGGGATGGGAGGGCTGCTCCATGCAACAACCTCCTTATTGACGTGTTCCGGGATGGGAGGGCTGCTCCGTGCGACGGCCTCCTTCTTGACGTGTTCCGGGATGGGAGGGCTGCTCCATGCCACAACCTCCTTATTGACGTGTTCCGGGATGGGAGGGCTGCTCCATGCCACAACCTCCTTATTGACGTGTTCCGGGATGGGAGGGCTGCTCCATGCCACAACCTCCTTATTGACGTGTTCCGGAATGGGAGGGCTGCTCCATGCCACAACCTCCTTATTGACTTGTTCTGAGATGGGAGGGCTGCTCCGTGCGACGGCCTCCTTATTGACGTGTTCCAGGATGGGAGGGCTGCTCCATGCGACAACCTCCTCCTTATTGACGTGTTCCGGGATGGGAGGGCTGCTCCGTGCGACAACCTCCTCCTTATTGACGTGTTCCGGGATGGGAGGACTGCTCCGTGTGACAGCCTCCTTATTGACCTGTTCCGCGATGGGAGGGGCTGCTCCGTGCGACAACCTCCTCCTTGTTCACCTGTTCCGTGATGGGAGGGCTGCTCCGTGCGACAACCTCCTATTTACGTGTTCCGGGATGGGAGGACTGCTCCATGCGACAACCTCCTTATTGACGTGTTCTGGGATGGGAGGACTGCTCCGTGTGACAGCCTCCATATTGACCTGTTCCGCGATGGGAGGGCTGCTCCGTGCGACAGCCTCCTCCTTCTTGACGTGTTCCCGGATGGGAGGGCTGCTCCGTGCGACGGCCTCCTTCTTGACGTGTTCCGGGATGGGAGGACTGCTCCGTTTGACAGCCTCCATATTGACCTGTTCCGCGATGGGAGGGCTGCTCCGTGCGACAGCCTCCTCCTTCTTGACGTGTTCCCGGATGGGAGGGCTGCTCCGTGCGACGGCCTCCTCCTTATTGACGTGTTCTGGGATGGGAGGGCTGCTCCGTGCGACGGCCTCCTCCTTATTGACGTGTTCTGGGATGGGAGGGCTGCTCCGTGCGACAGCCTCCTCCTTCTTGACGTGTTCTGGGATGGGAGGGCTGCTCCGTGCGACGGCCTGATGTGTTCAGGGATGTAGTCCGCGACAGGGAGCCACAACCACACAGAAGCGTCGCTCAGTGCCGGTTACAGGGAGACAGAAACTCTGCACCCAGCGCTGATGTGTCCCATGGGAGGTGTGGAGGGTTCTCCTTCACTCTGGCTCTTACGATGCTCCCCTGGTGTCATGGTTACGCTGACGTCTGCTGCCTTACGCCACGTGACTATGCCTCGAGCCTCCAGTTTTTATCCCTCGCACGGCTTCGGCTGTGCCTAGGTCGGATCCTGGATGGTGGCTGAAATGGGGATTAGACGGGCAGCAGCGCCTTTAAGGCCATTTGCACTGGTGTTCACCCTGGCCTCTTCTCACAGAACCAGCAAATAATCCCAAATCCACGCCGTTATCGCCGAGAAAAACCCGCGGTGACGGCAGCATAGACCACCCTTCCCCGCATGCCTGCAGGATCCCTGCTGCCTCAAGGCATTCTGGGATCACAGCGTAATTGGTCAGTAATCTCTCTGCACCATCCTTTGACAGCATCCGATCTGCTGACCTTTGGCCCTGCAGTAATAACCGAGGACTTCTTTTTAATATTACCCAGCtctcttgtattttttttccatgagaGGTAGATCAAAGTACATCAGCTGTGAGGGGTCAAAGTTTTCAATGAATAATTAATATAGTCATAACTCCCATCAGCAGGGTCAGCGGATCAAACGGCTCGGTGTCGCTCAGCGAGGgacccctcctgccccccccatctggGCCCTGACCATGCAGTTGGAGGCCGAAGATCGTAAACTGCAGCAGTGCACTGCGGCTGCTGTGCCATACGCAGGTAGAGGCGGCGATTGCGAAGCAGGCAGAGATGCAGCCCGTTTCAGCTTCAGGCTGCCTGCTGGTACCCGGCGTCTCCGTGACGCTCCTGCAGATCAGTGCCCTGGTGAGCCCCTGTACCCTCCGTGCAAACACACCGCGACTCGTGTCTGACTCCAGGGTAAACAGCATCTTCAGGAAAGTTCCCTCATCATGACAGCAAAATGGACAAAAGAAACATCTTATTTTAGTCCACgttttgtttattcatttcaAAGAACAGATTGTACAATTTCACAAGCTAAGAAGTAAATGTGGCAAATGGGTGAGTGATATTTTATTAGTTTtgtcaagaaaaaaaatgttaggATACAAACATCAAATGTCTGCTTTCCCTTGCAACCCCTCATTATCCCTGCAGAGGGCAGTGCCACTTCCTGTCAGTGCACAGCCACTTCCTGTCAGTGCACAGCCACTTCCTGTAAGTACAGAGCTCAAACACACCTTTTCCAAAGCTGCCAACAGAACACACCTCCCACTTTTTGGGATCATCGGGTGAGAAAGGGGTAGCAATAGGGACAGAAGCACAGAGTGGTGGGACAGTTCTTATGGACGCCTTTTAGGGGCTTGCTTACGTCTTCTGACAGAACAAATACTTACATTAGAGAACTTAtatatatgtgtttgtgtgtgtgtatatatatatatatatatatatatatatataaaatgaaagACACAACTTTCCCCTTGGTCCTTAAGGGAGAGTTAAATCATGTGGATTTATTGAGATGCTATTGATTTCCATTGAAACAAACGGTTTCCCCAATTCAGTGATGTATTCGTCCTGGTTAATGAACAGACTTCTATACAGATCACTAGGACACAGGCTGTGGACACACTAAGGTGGAGGGACACGCGTGGAGGATTGCGTGTGATGGGGCGGTGTGCTGGGGCGGGTCGCAGGGCAGGAGGTCCAAGTGAACATGTTGAACGCCATCAGTGCACCGGAGTCCGAAGCCCAAGCCAAGCTGGTAGGACAACCTCTAAAGCGGAACTGCAAAGACACTGGTGGGGCTCTCGAGAACGTTTAAAAGGACATTGTCGTCTTCTGTTTTTAGTCAGAATGATAATTATGTGCACAAGCACTTTTTCAGACAATCACTCTACTCAGGGGAATAATTAAATCTGATTTTCCGGtccgggaaaaaaagaaaaccactTTGTGGAGATACGTCCAGCTGTGAAGAACAAATGAAGAAGTCAGTTTAGCCGCTGCCTCAATATCCATCTGCTCAGATGGCAGTGACATTGTGGGATGGACGATAGTGCACACTGCATGGTCTAAGTCAGGATCTGTGGTCATTGTGGTCCAGGCGAGGCAGAAATGTGGTCCCTGTGGTTCATGCAAAAATGAGTCTCTGTGGTCTCGGTGGGAATGAGTCTCAACGGTCTTGGTCATTTGGGGTCTTGGTGAGAATGAGTCTCTGTGGTCTCTGGAGTCTGTGTGAGAATGAGTCTCTGTGATCTTGGTGGTTTGGGGTCTTGGTGTGAATGAGTCTCTGTAGTCTGGGTGAGATCGGCTTTCTCTGGCCTTTGGGGTCCTTGCTGCCTAGGTAAGTTGTAGAGCTATGAGTTCGGCCCATGAAGCGAGAGCTTGAGGTCATGAGGATGAGTGTAGCACAGTGTTGGGGAGCAGCAGCCCTTCGAGGGGCTCTAACAGCAGAGAGGAGCAGGTCACAGGTCACCTTCTCTCGTTCCTGCATTTGCCATCTTCATGATGCCAGATGAGGGAGGGTAGATTTTATTACATGTGCAGAAACCACAAGTTTGCCTGTATGACAATAATAGCGCCCCCACCTGGTcatgcagcaccccccccccccccccaccaacccccaTTTCACACTTATGCTGCTGCTCTGGAGCAGAGACTCAATGCGGCCTCATGTCAGAAAGCATGACAATGCGGGTTAACAAACtgcatggggggggcggggagggggggggcttctttGTACAGGCGATCTGGCCCAGCGCCCCCCAGCAGCTAGGAGAGTGGGAGCAATAGCGCCATCACCAGGAGCAACAGCAAGAGTTCCCCCATGTGCAGGCCGGCGTGGGGGGCAGAGCGGCTCCGGAAGATGGCATCCACAATGTCTCCATCCTGCAAGCAGACGCATCAGTCACTGTGTGTCCCTCAGAGACAGCAGGCCATGGAGCTAGAGGGGAAGGCTgagaagcgtgtgtgtgtgtgtgtgtgtgtgtgtgtctgcgtgtgtgtgtgtctgcttgtgggtatgtgtgtgtgtctgcttgtgggtatgtgtgtgtgtctgcttgtgggtatgtgtgtgtgtctgcttgtgggtatgtgtgtgtgtctgcatgtctttgtgtctgcgtgtgtgtgtgtgcgtctgcgtgtgtgtatgtctgtgtgtgtgtctgcgtgtgtgtgtgtctgcttgtgggtatgtgtgtgtgtctgcatgtctttgtgtctgcgtgtgtgtgtgtgtgcgtctgcgtgtgtgtatgtctgtgtgtgtgtctgcgtgtgtgtatgtctgtgtgtgtctgcgtgtctttgtgtctgcgtgtgtgtgtgtgtctgcgtgtgtgtatgtctgtgtgtgtgtgcgtgtctttgtgtctgcatgtgtgtgtgtctgcgtgtgtctgtgtctgtgtgtgtctgcgtgtgtgtctgtgtgtgtgtgtctgcgtgcgtgtgtgtctgtgtgtctgcttgtgtgtgtgtgtgtctgtgtgtgtgtgtctgcgtgtgtgtttctgcgtgtgtctgtgtgtgtctgtgtgtgtctgcgtgtgtgtgaataACCACTAAGAGACGTGAAAGGTCCGGCAGGCAGAGAGCGCTCCGTCGGAAAGCTCCTTCCTCACTGCTGCGTTATTTGGTGTCAGGTTTTAAGGGGTGAAATTGGTTTTCTCTGAATTAGCCTGGCGTGTGGCTGCGGTGTACTTTGAAAATGGCTTTTAATATCGACGAGGGCGATTGCGTGCCTGTCAGAGGCTGGGGGTTGCTGGCGCAGGGCCCCCGGGATGGGCGTATAAATGTCACCCCCGCAGACTGATGCTGACTTATCATGTACACTGACATTTAACGCACTTTCAATCGCAGCAGATAAGGTAAGAATCAAGTGTGGCCCCGCAAACACAGACAAGCACAAACACTATTTTAAATAACGTCCGTCtgactgtatgtctgtctgtctttttgcCTTTTCATCAGTGTCTATGTCTGTGTCTTTCCCTCTGTTTGACagtctttgtctgtctgtctgtctgtctcttgtTCTCTGTCTGTTTGACAGTCTttgtccatctctctctccctgtctcttttTGCTAGtctttatctgtctgtctgtctcttgcTCTCTGTCTGTTTGACAgtctttgtctgtctctctctccccgtCTCTGTATGTCTCTCCATGTCTCTCCATGTCTAAGTTtgtctctgtctttctctctctctacctGTCTCTTTTGCCAGTTTCTCTGTCTGTATCACCCTATATATCTGTCTGACTCTCCTagtctttgtctgtctgtctttgcctgtctgcctgtgtctgtccACACATCAGTCTAATAATCACTTGCGTTCCCCTGTGGGGTGAGGGAGCTCTccaggtcacatgactgtcCCCAGCATGCCATCTCTCCTCAAACTTGTACGATCAATGGTTCTCCGCACAGTCTGGCCTCTTCCCACGTGTCATGGCCAGTTCTGGCAGGTGTCAGTACAGTGCCCAGGGGGGCTTTGAGCTCAGCACACAAATGCTTGGCTCTTTTGGAACACACTGAAAGTGGCCCAATTGATTTTTTGGGGAAAAACACCATGTGACTGAGAGCTTCCCAACAGGGTGGCTGTGCAGCCGATCTGGGGCTCGGAAATGCGTGTTGAGCAGAGCCGAGAGGACGGGGCGGGGCGGGCGAAGCAGGCCATGGCGGGGTGGGGAGGGACTCACCATGCACAGCACTGGGTCAGTAGTGTTGTTCGACCTCAGCTTCTGGGCCTATGGGAGGCGAGAGAGGCGGGTCAAACCAGCTTTCGTCCAATAGCGATAACCAAACATTTTCAGCCAGTACGTCTGCTGTAACAGCTATTTCTGACAGCACAGAAGATCTCGTGGCCTTATGCGGAGGGAGGGACTAGCTGGCCAGGGTGTGAGCGCTGGCTGTTAAGGGGGCTTCCTGGGTGGCCCAGGTGGTCTATAGGTGGGGTCTGGGCCGCACCCCCGCACCAGTTCTGTCTCCAGGTCCTTCCAGGAGAGTGCTGTTAAATGTAAGGGGGAAGGCCCCCCGGCTTTCCTCCCGGCCACATCGTGCACAGTGTGTGACAGGATGAGAGATGACAGGCCGCTCTCTCAGGGCTGCGGACGGGCCCCCATGATGAAGCGCCTTCACCTGAGCCCAGCACGCGATCACAGCGCACACGCGCGCGTAGCAGGGGGATAACAAGAAACTTCTGGAAAATAAGATAGAAGTGCGTGATTAATCACGCAGCAGGAGGTCTGCGCGACACAGAAAGTCAGGCCGCATAAATCATATTAACACTATTAAACTAACGTGATAAATAGCGGCATTAAAAATATGGATGTGAGATAGCATCGCgttttaaaaacaaacatttaaggTGCTTTTCCGGTTAAAAAGCGCAGGGGCGGCTTTTCCAGATAAAGTGGGATTCTGAAGGTCAGCGGAGCGGTGGGGCATCGGGTGTGAAGttagacgcccccccccccccccagtaccatCCACCTACAGAAGCACAGCGCCCCCTCCAGCTTGCAGCCGAAAGTGGTGATTTCACAGAGATCACAGGCTAACAGGTTTTCTTTGGTTGTGCAGGAAGGAAAAGTGCAGTTCACTGTGAACACGACCGCTGTACATAAATAAAGAAAGAGTCCGAAGAAGAGCTACACCTCGTAGCTGTTATTTCATCATGGAATTGGAAGGAATGACTGTAGGACCAGCTCTTCTAGTTTTTTGGTCAGTCATAGGTATGAAATATTACGGCATAATTCCTTTAACTTCATTAATCAGATCCACAACCACTATGACCTAACGGCAGATGAGGGTAGTTGAACAGACACCAAACCTTCAGCCGGGTCAGTAGAGTCGCTGGGGCACCACAGGGCTCACTTTTGGGGCAGTAGCTTTTTTAAACGAATGACTCAGATTTATGTGGTTATAAACACATCTTCAAGACCTTAGATTAGCGGAATATAAACGGGCCCTGGGAATGTGATGGGACAGAGTGAGACAGAACTAGGATGAGCTCTGACGGAGCGGTACGCCCTGCCAGGTGGGGGGGGTCACGTGTCCTTTTACCTGCAGGTTCCCACAGAAATGGTAAACGGAGCCGTGGACGGTGTCGGGCCGGTGGGTGAATACGCTGAGGTCCAGGTCATTGGGAGAGCGCTCCCTGGCCCTCTGCGATGGCGAGGCAGCCGCTGTCGAGCTGTGAACTGGGGGAACGGGCTGCCACACCCCCACGTCCGTCCCGTTGCCGAATGCCTGGATGGCGCTCCCTGCAGGACGCGGAGAGGAAGCGTCACCacagcagcagggccacctaAGCTGGGGCTCCGGCTGCTTATTATTCTGCTCAAGCTCTCAGACAAACAAATAGTATTATtagacagaattaataaaaacataaaattaaTATCATCCCAACCCTATGGTGCTTCATACAATTTTAACAATTTGTAATGTTGTTTTCATAATTAGCTGGAAAACAAAGCATTTAATTTCATACACTGTTGCTCAGGGTTCAATAAGTATGCGCATATCTGTCTATATAAATAACGTGTTGATACCGCAAGCAAAGCGGGAGCCGCTCTCACTCAGAAAGCTACAGCAGGCCCAGCGCCTTCGGGTCTGACGGCAGAACATCCTTTTTCCGAAGCGCTATCTGTCAAGCGAGCAGCACGCAGGGGGTGCTGACTTCGCATGGTCTCAGTAGATGCGCTTTGATATTTTTCACTGTTCCAAAACAATCTGCAAATACTATGAAATGAGCTCAGAACGCTGGAGCATCCAGCACGTATGAGGTTTTGGTTAAAGTTCTGTTTACAGTCTGTGGATTTTACCTTCGCGGTGCCCCCACAGGACTGCTTAACACGCAAAAACGTAAAACATCGTTTGGGTGTGAACACCTCCAGCGTCCCGTGTTAATTACTGCTTATTTATCTTTCAAAGAAGCCATTGGTCTTGCTTTGGCAGCCCATCTCTGGGGCCGACCCCTGCGGGGAGGATCGTGGACCGGTCCTGCAGACTGTAACTGTAAAGTGACACGGGGTGGGAGCGGCCAAGGGCCCGGAAAGAGCTGGAATCTGAGATGTGCTTTTGAAAATAATCAgcatttgtaatttatttatggCTTGTTTATACGATGCAAAGCAATGGAGGGACTTATTTCATATAATGGTTTTCATCTATCTGTTTAAAAACTGCTGACAGAAAGTAAACAGATG encodes:
- the LOC125716063 gene encoding uncharacterized protein LOC125716063; amino-acid sequence: MTPGEHRKSQSEGEPSTPPMGHISAGPPIPEHVKKEEAVARSSPPIPEHVNKEEAVARSSPPIPEHVNKEEAVARSSPPIREHVKKEEAVARSSPPIAEQVNMEAVKRSSPPIPEHVKKEAVARSSPPIREHVKKEEAVARSSPPIAEQVNMEAVTRSSPPIPEHVNKEVVAWSSPPIPEHVNKEAVTRSSPPIPEHVNKEEVVARSSPPIPEHVNKEEVVAWSSPPILEHVNKEAVARSSPPISEQVNKEVVAWSSPPIPEHVNKEVVAWSSPPIPEHVNKEVVAWSSPPIPEHVNKEVVAWSSPPIPEHVKKEAVARSSPPIPEHVNKEVVAWSSPPIPEHVNKEVVARSSPPIPEHVNKEVVAWSSPPIPDAPHRC